From one Caldithrix abyssi DSM 13497 genomic stretch:
- a CDS encoding phosphatase PAP2 family protein, whose protein sequence is MEALTYYEGKLRVADKATIIYQLFILTVIFFNYPRIPNGFWLILIHLAIIAFLLWLPNLGGGKILNWIRLWNLVPIILFNFSELHFIVHNVRPQDMDTLLIQIDKNLFGVHPTIWLEKFHHPILTEYLQLVYTSFYFLPLILAVLLYRKNRMEEFDYFAFIIVYGFYLSYLGYFMVPAIGPRFTLDHLQSFPLHGLWLSDHLQHLLNRLENIQRDVFPSGHTKITVLTMYFAARYHRKYFYVLLIIGPSLIFSTVYLRYHYVIDVIAGFAFAAFVIVTAPAFYRLLSWLQFVPLRSSEECG, encoded by the coding sequence TTGGAAGCGCTAACATATTACGAAGGAAAATTACGTGTAGCGGATAAGGCCACGATTATTTATCAGCTGTTCATTTTAACCGTTATTTTCTTTAATTATCCCCGGATTCCCAATGGATTTTGGTTGATTTTAATCCATCTTGCCATCATTGCCTTTCTGTTATGGCTTCCGAATCTTGGCGGGGGGAAAATATTAAACTGGATCCGACTCTGGAATTTGGTGCCCATTATTTTGTTCAATTTTTCTGAACTGCACTTTATTGTGCACAATGTTCGTCCTCAGGACATGGATACGCTTTTGATCCAGATCGATAAAAATTTATTCGGCGTTCATCCAACCATCTGGCTGGAAAAATTTCATCATCCAATTTTAACAGAATACTTACAATTGGTTTACACAAGTTTCTATTTTTTACCGCTAATTCTGGCTGTTTTACTTTATCGGAAAAATCGGATGGAAGAGTTCGATTACTTTGCCTTTATCATAGTTTATGGTTTTTACCTGTCTTACCTGGGATATTTTATGGTGCCGGCAATTGGGCCGCGCTTTACACTGGATCATCTGCAAAGTTTTCCCCTGCACGGTTTATGGCTGTCCGATCATTTGCAGCATCTGCTGAACAGATTGGAAAACATTCAACGCGATGTCTTCCCCAGCGGGCACACAAAAATTACGGTGCTAACCATGTATTTTGCCGCCAGATATCATCGTAAATATTTTTACGTGCTTCTGATCATTGGCCCCAGTTTAATTTTTTCGACCGTCTATCTGCGCTACCATTACGTTATCGATGTAATCGCCGGTTTTGCCTTTGCCGCTTTTGTGATTGTTACGGCGCCGGCCTTTTATCGTTTGCTGAGCTGGCTGCAGTTTGTCCCATTAAGGAGTAGTGAGGAATGTGGTTAA
- a CDS encoding GNAT family N-acetyltransferase, translating to MWLKSGNILLKREFDFQKIAEARKTLPEWQNLSERIWHPAGMPDKLAFTIEYEGKFAGCVELVNIRWFNRKAEITIWILPEFRGKALAKDALEGIVKLAFEQFNFHRLEAEVYEFNEKARNLFTSAGFVIEGKLREAKYRDGRYYDIIRFGLLKKEWETN from the coding sequence ATGTGGTTAAAATCCGGAAACATTCTCCTTAAAAGAGAATTTGATTTCCAGAAAATAGCGGAGGCCAGGAAAACTCTTCCCGAATGGCAAAATTTGAGCGAGCGCATCTGGCATCCGGCGGGCATGCCCGATAAATTGGCCTTTACCATTGAATATGAAGGGAAGTTCGCAGGCTGTGTGGAGTTGGTGAATATTCGCTGGTTTAACCGTAAAGCGGAAATTACCATCTGGATTTTACCGGAATTCAGAGGCAAAGCGCTTGCTAAAGATGCGCTCGAAGGAATCGTAAAGCTGGCTTTTGAACAGTTCAATTTCCATCGTCTGGAGGCGGAAGTTTACGAATTTAATGAAAAGGCCAGGAACTTATTCACCAGCGCGGGGTTTGTAATCGAGGGAAAATTACGCGAAGCCAAGTACAGAGATGGTCGTTATTATGACATTATTCGATTTGGGTTGTTAAAAAAAGAATGGGAAACGAACTAA
- a CDS encoding LysE family translocator — protein MIETLFALMVIGFVVGFVFSMPTAGPISILVVSNTLHDQRKRAMFIAIGGAIVDFIYIFIMVFGFTRLLTSHQWIISYILLIGAIFIFIQAVKLLRYHVKISNGNGSDSVVDTALIKKIRHHHGLYTGFFVNLLNPTIIFGWMISSLVILSFAASNGVNVGGMEYVFLNNVEEIKDQAVFKNSEPENLVEQMEKKKHEPQPHTFHQVINSLDYALSVAFGTVVWFYLLTGLLKRHKDKIPEQFFNYLVHGLAVFLFLISGYLLFDSLKLFHII, from the coding sequence ATGATTGAAACGCTCTTTGCTTTAATGGTTATTGGCTTTGTGGTCGGTTTTGTGTTTTCCATGCCTACCGCCGGGCCGATTAGTATTCTGGTGGTTTCTAACACGCTACATGACCAGCGTAAAAGAGCCATGTTTATTGCCATTGGCGGCGCCATTGTTGATTTTATTTACATCTTTATCATGGTTTTTGGGTTTACCAGATTGCTGACCAGCCATCAATGGATCATCAGCTACATTTTATTAATTGGCGCCATATTTATTTTTATTCAGGCCGTTAAGTTGCTGCGTTATCATGTTAAAATTAGTAACGGCAATGGTTCGGATAGTGTGGTTGATACGGCGCTAATCAAAAAGATCAGACACCATCACGGCCTTTACACCGGTTTTTTTGTGAACCTGTTGAATCCAACCATCATTTTCGGCTGGATGATTTCTTCGCTGGTGATTTTGTCTTTTGCCGCTTCGAACGGCGTTAATGTGGGCGGGATGGAATACGTATTTCTAAACAACGTGGAAGAGATAAAGGATCAGGCGGTTTTCAAAAACAGCGAACCTGAGAATTTAGTCGAGCAAATGGAAAAGAAAAAACATGAACCGCAGCCGCACACCTTTCACCAGGTCATTAACAGTCTGGATTATGCGCTTTCGGTGGCCTTTGGCACCGTTGTCTGGTTTTATTTGCTTACCGGGCTTCTGAAAAGGCACAAAGACAAAATACCGGAGCAATTTTTCAACTATCTGGTGCACGGCCTGGCGGTCTTTTTATTTTTAATCTCGGGCTATCTTTTGTTCGATAGTTTAAAACTGTTCCACATCATTTGA
- a CDS encoding NAD-dependent succinate-semialdehyde dehydrogenase, with product MKAVNPANNRLIKEYPEHEMAEVKHIINLAQEEYHAWRRVSFVQRAALMKNAAHVLRKNKEKLAFLITQEMGKIIRESRAEVEKCAWVCDYYAENAERFLTAEIIETDAGESYVSFEPLGIVLAVMPWNFPFWQVFRFAAPALMAGNAGLLKHASNVPGCALAIEKIFKEAGFPENIFRTLLIKPNLIPDVIGDRHVQAATLTGSEPAGAAVAALAGREIKKTVLELGGSDPFIVLRDADLDKAVQTAVQARMINAGQSCIAAKRFIVVEDLLPAFKQKMAEKMRALKVGDPQDESTDVGPLARPDLVRDLERQVEKSIEQGARLLLGGKAIEGPGNFYQPTVLTDVKKGMPVYEEETFGPVAAIIPVQDEDEAIAVANDSPFGLGASLWTKNIEKGKTLAREIRAGAVFINGMVKSDPRLPFGGIKKSGYGRELSHYGIKEFVNIKTVWVAE from the coding sequence ATGAAGGCTGTTAACCCTGCCAACAATCGGCTGATCAAAGAATATCCTGAACATGAAATGGCGGAAGTAAAACATATTATTAACCTGGCGCAGGAGGAGTATCATGCCTGGCGTCGGGTTTCGTTTGTTCAAAGAGCGGCCTTAATGAAAAATGCGGCTCATGTTTTGCGCAAGAACAAGGAAAAATTGGCGTTTTTGATTACGCAAGAGATGGGCAAAATTATCCGCGAATCGCGTGCCGAAGTGGAGAAGTGCGCCTGGGTTTGCGATTATTACGCTGAAAATGCCGAACGCTTTTTGACGGCAGAAATCATTGAAACCGATGCCGGCGAAAGCTACGTCTCTTTTGAACCGCTGGGCATTGTGCTGGCTGTAATGCCCTGGAACTTTCCATTCTGGCAGGTATTTCGCTTTGCCGCCCCGGCTTTAATGGCCGGAAATGCCGGTCTTCTGAAGCATGCCTCCAATGTGCCCGGCTGTGCGCTGGCCATTGAAAAAATTTTTAAAGAGGCCGGCTTTCCAGAAAATATTTTTCGCACCCTGCTGATTAAACCCAATTTGATTCCTGATGTTATCGGCGACCGTCATGTGCAGGCCGCCACCTTAACCGGCAGCGAACCGGCCGGAGCGGCCGTTGCAGCCCTGGCCGGCCGGGAGATTAAGAAAACCGTTCTCGAATTGGGCGGTTCTGATCCTTTTATTGTTTTACGGGACGCAGATCTGGACAAAGCGGTTCAAACAGCCGTACAGGCCAGGATGATCAATGCCGGTCAAAGCTGCATTGCGGCCAAACGATTTATTGTGGTTGAGGATTTGCTGCCTGCTTTTAAACAAAAAATGGCCGAAAAAATGCGCGCTTTAAAGGTGGGTGATCCGCAGGATGAATCGACCGACGTGGGGCCCTTAGCCAGGCCGGATCTGGTAAGAGACCTTGAACGGCAGGTGGAAAAATCCATTGAGCAGGGCGCCAGATTGCTGCTTGGCGGTAAGGCCATCGAAGGCCCCGGGAATTTTTATCAGCCAACAGTCCTTACAGATGTGAAAAAAGGCATGCCCGTTTACGAAGAAGAAACCTTTGGTCCGGTGGCGGCGATTATTCCGGTGCAGGATGAGGACGAGGCAATTGCGGTGGCCAATGATTCGCCATTCGGCCTGGGAGCAAGTTTGTGGACAAAAAATATTGAAAAAGGAAAAACTCTGGCCAGAGAAATCCGGGCCGGGGCCGTTTTCATCAACGGCATGGTTAAATCGGACCCCCGCCTGCCCTTTGGAGGTATTAAAAAATCGGGCTACGGACGTGAACTTTCTCATTATGGTATTAAAGAATTTGTAAACATTAAAACGGTATGGGTTGCTGAATGA
- a CDS encoding thioredoxin family protein encodes MKNLSDYFEKALPLKTYLSYLGDQRALHELHYRRAQVDEFLPVSLPELKILVITEPWCGDSTAILPVLQKFFENKPAEIRIALRDEQPDLMDLFLTNGARAIPIVAVLDKEGRYLFRFGPRPEAARQIFENYRPLINEGKIEKVEVLKKIRQFYAKDRGRAILTELVEKLTAADHKNETIEDV; translated from the coding sequence ATGAAGAATTTAAGCGATTATTTTGAAAAGGCATTGCCCCTTAAAACCTACCTTTCGTATTTGGGCGATCAACGCGCCCTGCATGAACTCCATTACCGAAGAGCGCAGGTCGATGAGTTTTTGCCCGTTTCTTTACCGGAATTAAAAATTCTGGTCATTACCGAACCGTGGTGCGGCGATTCAACGGCTATTTTACCCGTTCTGCAAAAATTTTTTGAAAATAAACCGGCGGAAATCCGTATTGCCTTAAGAGATGAGCAGCCGGATTTAATGGATTTATTTTTAACCAACGGCGCAAGGGCCATCCCGATTGTGGCGGTTCTGGACAAAGAAGGCCGCTACCTGTTCCGTTTTGGTCCGCGCCCCGAAGCGGCGCGCCAGATATTCGAAAATTATCGTCCGTTGATTAACGAGGGGAAGATCGAAAAAGTTGAAGTTTTGAAAAAAATTCGCCAATTTTATGCAAAAGATCGAGGAAGGGCAATCTTAACAGAATTGGTGGAAAAATTGACGGCCGCCGATCATAAGAATGAAACAATTGAGGACGTATGA
- a CDS encoding AI-2E family transporter — MRDQKEIDFSAKFINIALSLIVVFLVVWVLYIGRSIILPFLIALFLGFILDPIVQFFTRHKIPLFLAVLITLILSFVILYLLGLLVYANVQMFVDQFPRYQERMIQSIDNFLMNFNQLLSQSKYQVYLDRSTWKQIDWISAIKNLNITEGVLNSVGTFLTFLFKTVIVIIFLAYFLMGKRNIDVKIRLAFDHTQAERIISILNSVTTQVQRYLGAKTVVSFLTGGISILIFLAFGLDFAIFWGFLIFLFNYIPNIGSIIASLLPVIFSLVQFGSFSKAFWMLLALAVLQTTMGNLVEPRLMGRTLNLSPLMVIISLIFWGYLWGVAGMILAVPILATLTIIFENVPELRFLSVFLRGKPK; from the coding sequence ATGAGAGATCAAAAAGAAATCGATTTTAGCGCAAAATTTATTAACATTGCGTTGAGCTTGATTGTGGTTTTTTTGGTCGTCTGGGTGCTGTACATCGGACGCTCGATTATTCTGCCCTTCTTAATCGCCCTGTTTCTGGGGTTTATTCTTGACCCCATTGTACAGTTCTTTACGCGACATAAAATCCCTTTGTTTTTGGCCGTGCTTATTACGCTTATTCTGTCCTTTGTTATTCTGTATCTGCTGGGATTGCTGGTTTATGCCAATGTGCAAATGTTTGTCGATCAGTTTCCCCGCTACCAGGAGCGGATGATTCAATCCATCGATAATTTTTTGATGAACTTTAATCAATTGTTAAGCCAATCAAAATATCAGGTGTACCTTGATCGATCAACCTGGAAACAGATCGACTGGATTTCGGCCATTAAAAATTTGAATATTACGGAAGGCGTTTTAAACAGCGTGGGTACGTTTTTAACATTTCTGTTTAAAACGGTTATTGTGATTATCTTTTTAGCCTATTTTTTAATGGGCAAGCGAAACATCGACGTAAAGATCAGGTTGGCCTTTGATCATACACAGGCCGAACGCATTATTTCCATCCTCAATAGCGTGACTACGCAGGTTCAGCGTTACCTTGGGGCAAAAACCGTTGTCAGTTTTTTAACTGGCGGTATCAGTATCCTCATCTTTCTGGCCTTTGGTCTGGATTTTGCCATCTTCTGGGGGTTTTTAATCTTTCTTTTTAACTATATTCCGAATATCGGTTCCATCATTGCCTCTCTTTTGCCGGTTATCTTTAGCCTGGTTCAATTCGGCTCGTTTTCCAAAGCCTTCTGGATGCTGCTGGCTTTAGCCGTGTTGCAAACCACGATGGGCAACCTGGTGGAACCGCGTTTAATGGGCCGCACGCTCAACCTCAGTCCGTTGATGGTGATTATTTCTTTGATCTTCTGGGGCTATTTGTGGGGCGTGGCCGGCATGATTCTGGCCGTTCCCATTTTAGCCACGTTGACCATTATCTTTGAAAATGTGCCGGAATTGCGTTTTTTAAGCGTCTTTTTAAGAGGCAAACCAAAATAA
- a CDS encoding NUDIX domain-containing protein encodes MKYAKNPWQKISSRLVYQNSWIRLREDQVITPTGTKGIYGVVEPYPAIGVVPITNDGFTYLIGQYRYTLNIYSWEIPEGGGQAKESIFQGAQRELLEETGFTASKWAYLGSAYTSNSFTNEVAYLYLAWDLTAGKTSPDHTEQLELRKVKFAEAWTMVEKGIIKDAMSIIGLLRAKNTLEKWKWL; translated from the coding sequence ATGAAATACGCAAAAAATCCATGGCAGAAAATTTCCAGCCGACTCGTTTACCAGAACTCCTGGATTCGTCTGCGTGAAGATCAGGTGATTACGCCCACCGGCACAAAAGGAATTTACGGCGTGGTTGAACCCTACCCGGCCATCGGTGTGGTTCCCATTACCAACGACGGTTTTACCTATTTGATTGGACAATACCGCTACACATTGAACATCTACAGCTGGGAAATTCCCGAAGGCGGCGGACAAGCGAAAGAATCAATTTTTCAGGGCGCTCAACGTGAACTTTTAGAAGAAACCGGCTTCACAGCATCTAAATGGGCCTATTTAGGCAGCGCTTACACTTCCAATTCCTTTACCAACGAAGTGGCCTACCTTTACCTGGCCTGGGATTTGACCGCAGGCAAAACCAGTCCCGATCATACCGAGCAACTGGAACTGCGTAAGGTAAAATTTGCGGAAGCCTGGACAATGGTAGAAAAAGGGATCATCAAGGACGCCATGTCGATTATTGGCCTGCTGCGGGCCAAAAACACGCTGGAAAAGTGGAAGTGGCTGTAA
- a CDS encoding transposase: protein MILPLILLIFFKILLAQDKQAIIRSGKYYYGSGGPKSHSVGAIIGSFRSAVTNRINKYRQTPGAKLWQRNYWEHIIRDENELNRIRQYIKNNPLKWTDDDYFETV, encoded by the coding sequence ATGATCTTACCTCTGATTTTATTGATTTTTTTTAAAATATTATTGGCCCAGGACAAGCAAGCCATTATCCGTTCGGGAAAATACTATTACGGTAGCGGAGGGCCAAAATCGCATTCCGTTGGTGCCATCATCGGATCGTTTCGATCGGCGGTAACCAACCGTATTAACAAATATCGTCAAACGCCCGGCGCCAAATTGTGGCAACGCAATTATTGGGAACACATCATCCGCGACGAAAACGAATTAAACCGTATTCGGCAATACATCAAAAATAACCCATTGAAATGGACGGATGATGATTATTTTGAAACGGTGTGA
- a CDS encoding transposase, with translation MTHYDPQKHHRRSIRLKGWDYRCPGYYFVTMVVHNRECLFGRVVNGEMVLNAFGEICNQCWLAIPDHFDNVTLDECQIMPNHVHGIIVITKWIDGVDTVDGDVGATNSVGATHASPLQQSQQNPHNGAPRGPKSHSVGAIVGSFRSAVTNRINKYRQTPGAKLWQRNYWEHIIRDENELNRIRQYIKNNPLKWTDDDYFETV, from the coding sequence ATGACCCATTACGATCCGCAAAAACACCACCGCCGGTCCATCCGGTTGAAGGGGTGGGATTACCGCTGTCCCGGTTATTATTTTGTAACCATGGTGGTACACAACCGGGAATGTTTGTTTGGTCGGGTGGTAAACGGGGAAATGGTGTTGAATGCATTTGGCGAAATTTGTAACCAATGTTGGTTGGCCATTCCCGATCATTTTGACAACGTAACATTGGACGAATGTCAAATCATGCCCAACCACGTGCATGGGATTATTGTGATTACGAAATGGATTGATGGTGTTGATACGGTGGATGGCGACGTAGGGGCGACGAATTCGGTAGGGGCGACGCATGCGTCGCCCCTACAACAATCACAACAAAATCCACACAACGGTGCACCGCGCGGGCCAAAATCGCATTCCGTGGGGGCCATTGTCGGTTCGTTTCGATCGGCGGTGACCAACCGCATTAACAAATATCGCCAAACACCCGGCGCCAAATTGTGGCAACGCAATTATTGGGAACACATCATCCGCGACGAAAACGAATTAAACCGTATTCGGCAATACATCAAAAATAACCCATTGAAATGGACGGATGATGATTATTTTGAAACGGTGTGA
- the trpE gene encoding anthranilate synthase component I: MNRNIEQSEVDYYCQKATFDEVAKSAVKGHRIPVYQILHADFLTPTMVYVRLRQKSPFSFLLESVIKGEQMGRYSFIGAQPTDFLIENDASIFQKDGPFFEKLNQRLTQKPAIHLPGLPRFSGGAVGYIGYDMIRQIENIPSPGADALPIPDAVLGFFDELIAFDHVKNQVFLIRLIDPEAGDLKILFKQAMQRLEALKEMVVADHSFSLQPFNVKDYRIRSNFQPANYKKAVHKAIEHIYAGDIFQVVLSQRFALDFTGDVFQVYRALRTINPSPYMFFMDFKDFQLLGASPEPLIRLEDGELEIIPIAGTRPRGASEKEDGLLADELLQDPKERAEHIMLVDLARNDLGRVSKPGTVRVEDLLTIERYSHVMHIISHVFGRIKTGATAVDAFKAAFPAGTVSGAPKIRAMELINELEPSKRGFYAGAVGYFDYGGNMDTCIAIRTLLAKNGTLYWQAGAGIVADSIPENEYQETLNKGKALFKAIQKAAGGN, encoded by the coding sequence ATGAATAGAAACATAGAGCAATCCGAAGTTGATTACTATTGTCAAAAAGCGACCTTTGACGAGGTGGCCAAAAGCGCCGTTAAAGGCCATCGCATCCCTGTTTATCAAATTTTGCATGCCGATTTTTTGACGCCGACCATGGTTTATGTCCGCTTGCGCCAGAAAAGTCCCTTTTCCTTTTTGCTGGAAAGTGTGATTAAGGGGGAGCAAATGGGCCGCTATTCGTTCATCGGCGCGCAACCAACCGATTTTCTAATCGAAAACGATGCGTCGATTTTTCAAAAGGATGGCCCCTTTTTTGAAAAATTAAACCAGCGGCTGACTCAAAAACCGGCCATACATTTGCCTGGTTTACCGCGCTTTAGCGGCGGCGCGGTGGGCTACATCGGCTATGATATGATCCGTCAGATTGAAAATATCCCGTCGCCCGGTGCGGATGCCCTTCCAATTCCGGACGCCGTACTCGGCTTTTTTGATGAATTGATCGCCTTCGATCATGTGAAAAATCAGGTCTTTTTAATTCGTTTGATCGATCCGGAGGCCGGCGATCTGAAAATCCTTTTTAAACAGGCCATGCAACGACTGGAAGCCCTGAAAGAAATGGTTGTGGCCGACCATTCCTTTTCGTTGCAGCCTTTCAACGTCAAAGATTACCGCATCCGCAGTAATTTTCAACCGGCCAATTATAAAAAAGCCGTGCACAAGGCTATCGAGCATATTTACGCAGGCGATATTTTTCAGGTCGTGCTTTCTCAGCGTTTTGCGCTTGATTTTACAGGCGATGTGTTTCAGGTTTACCGCGCTTTGCGCACCATTAATCCTTCTCCTTACATGTTTTTCATGGATTTCAAAGATTTTCAATTACTGGGCGCTTCGCCGGAGCCGTTGATTCGCCTTGAGGACGGCGAACTGGAGATTATTCCCATTGCCGGTACGCGTCCGCGCGGCGCCAGTGAAAAAGAAGATGGCCTGCTGGCCGATGAACTGTTGCAGGATCCCAAAGAACGCGCCGAACACATCATGCTGGTCGATCTGGCGCGCAACGATCTGGGCCGTGTTTCCAAACCAGGCACCGTACGCGTTGAAGACCTGTTAACCATCGAGCGCTATTCCCACGTCATGCACATCATCAGTCATGTTTTTGGGCGAATTAAGACCGGGGCAACCGCGGTGGATGCCTTTAAAGCCGCTTTTCCCGCAGGCACGGTTTCCGGCGCGCCAAAGATCAGAGCCATGGAATTGATCAATGAGTTGGAACCGTCCAAACGGGGCTTTTATGCCGGCGCCGTCGGTTATTTTGATTACGGAGGTAATATGGATACCTGTATTGCCATACGTACCCTGCTGGCTAAAAACGGCACACTGTACTGGCAGGCCGGCGCAGGCATTGTAGCCGATAGCATTCCCGAAAACGAATATCAGGAAACCTTGAATAAGGGAAAGGCCCTCTTTAAGGCCATTCAAAAAGCCGCAGGAGGAAACTGA
- a CDS encoding anthranilate synthase component II, which yields MLLFIDNYDSFTYNLVDYFGQLADEIRVFRNDAISFEEIEALQPEGIVISPGPGTPEQSGVSLEVVKRLGEKIPVLGICLGHQVIGQIYGAKVIRADEPVHGKVSEILHKGDLLFTGIPSPFPATRYHSLVVEWDSLPEELEVIAHTSDQIIMAMRHRRFSVVGIQFHPESILTRDGMKMLSNWYRSIKKVEEAI from the coding sequence ATGTTACTCTTTATCGATAATTATGATTCTTTTACGTACAATCTGGTGGACTATTTCGGGCAACTGGCGGATGAGATACGAGTGTTTCGCAATGACGCCATCTCCTTTGAAGAAATCGAAGCGTTGCAACCAGAGGGAATTGTGATTTCGCCCGGGCCCGGAACGCCGGAGCAATCGGGCGTCAGTCTTGAAGTTGTGAAACGATTGGGAGAAAAAATCCCCGTGCTCGGCATTTGTCTGGGGCATCAGGTCATTGGTCAGATTTACGGGGCAAAGGTCATTCGGGCAGATGAGCCAGTGCATGGGAAGGTTTCAGAAATATTGCACAAAGGTGATCTTTTGTTTACAGGAATCCCTTCTCCTTTCCCGGCGACGCGTTACCATTCTTTAGTAGTTGAATGGGATTCGTTGCCTGAAGAATTAGAGGTGATTGCTCACACCTCTGATCAGATCATCATGGCCATGCGCCATCGGCGCTTTTCGGTCGTTGGGATTCAATTCCACCCCGAATCCATTTTAACCAGAGATGGGATGAAAATGTTAAGCAACTGGTATCGTAGTATCAAAAAAGTCGAGGAAGCAATATGA
- the trpD gene encoding anthranilate phosphoribosyltransferase, which yields MKQLLEKIADGQNLTRAEAREALQAVIDERITAAQAGALLMGLRQKGESVDEINGFLDVLNEHKVQVFLKDAQAVDVCGTGGDGKGTFNISTAVGFVLAAGGVTVAKHGNRSISSKAGSADVLEALGVNINLTPEQAKQCADEIQITFFFAPAYHPAMKKIAPHRKSLSIRTVFNMLGPLLNPANVRRQLIGAFNPQAAEMMAQVLLERGHEHAYVVHARDGLDEVSPFSKTIIHEVKQGARQIKRFEFNGFDASGPFSDIAGQSAEENAEKILQIFNGKRGADRDVVVLNSAFAFKAAGRVSDIDEGIALARETIDSGQVIKKLAQFVEMSHSFN from the coding sequence ATGAAACAACTATTGGAGAAAATAGCCGACGGGCAGAATTTAACGCGCGCCGAAGCAAGAGAAGCCCTGCAAGCGGTGATTGACGAGCGTATTACCGCAGCTCAGGCTGGCGCTCTTTTGATGGGCTTGCGGCAAAAAGGGGAGAGCGTGGATGAGATCAATGGCTTTTTGGATGTGTTAAACGAACACAAAGTACAGGTTTTTCTGAAAGACGCGCAGGCAGTAGATGTTTGCGGAACAGGCGGAGATGGCAAGGGCACGTTCAATATTTCCACAGCCGTGGGATTTGTACTGGCGGCCGGCGGAGTGACCGTTGCCAAGCACGGCAATCGATCCATTTCCAGTAAAGCCGGCTCGGCAGACGTGCTGGAAGCTCTGGGCGTCAACATTAATCTGACGCCGGAACAGGCCAAACAATGCGCCGACGAAATTCAGATTACTTTCTTCTTTGCGCCGGCCTATCATCCGGCCATGAAAAAAATCGCTCCGCATCGTAAGAGTTTAAGCATTCGTACGGTTTTTAACATGCTGGGCCCATTGCTAAATCCGGCTAACGTTCGTCGACAATTGATTGGCGCTTTTAATCCGCAGGCCGCGGAGATGATGGCGCAGGTTCTACTGGAGCGCGGCCATGAACACGCTTACGTGGTACATGCCCGGGATGGGCTGGATGAGGTTTCGCCTTTTAGCAAAACCATCATTCACGAGGTCAAGCAGGGCGCGCGTCAGATTAAACGTTTTGAATTCAACGGCTTCGACGCCTCCGGTCCCTTTTCCGATATTGCCGGGCAAAGCGCGGAAGAGAATGCGGAAAAGATTTTACAAATCTTTAACGGGAAAAGGGGCGCCGACCGGGATGTTGTGGTTTTGAACAGCGCGTTTGCCTTTAAAGCGGCCGGCAGGGTTAGCGACATTGACGAAGGGATAGCGCTGGCCAGAGAGACGATCGATTCCGGCCAGGTGATCAAAAAATTAGCGCAGTTTGTAGAGATGAGTCACTCTTTTAACTAA
- the trpC gene encoding indole-3-glycerol phosphate synthase TrpC, protein MKILEKIVRQKQKEVASLKRRIPLKDLKQKWAISAAKKFSLIEKMKNSAELRFICEVKRASPSAGWIKQEVDPADQAKAYAAGGAAAISVLTDKHFFNGRQEDLTQIRHAIDLPLLRKDFIIDEYQVWESALMGADLILLIVRILDTDQLERLLRLASELGLEVLVELHGKKDIEKLPAHIETLPVILGVNNRNLDTFEVDLNHSLKMIGYLPHGLPAISESGVKSADDCVQLKTHGFKGVLIGEALMRQQDPSKFLRHLIEATGHVYTS, encoded by the coding sequence ATGAAAATTCTGGAAAAGATCGTCCGCCAAAAACAAAAAGAAGTCGCTTCGCTAAAACGCAGGATTCCTTTAAAGGATTTAAAGCAGAAGTGGGCGATCTCCGCTGCAAAAAAATTTTCACTGATTGAAAAAATGAAAAACAGCGCCGAATTACGGTTCATTTGCGAGGTGAAAAGAGCCTCTCCATCCGCCGGATGGATTAAACAGGAGGTCGATCCTGCAGACCAGGCGAAGGCCTATGCCGCGGGCGGCGCGGCGGCCATATCAGTACTGACCGATAAACACTTTTTCAACGGGCGGCAGGAAGACCTCACGCAAATTAGACATGCGATTGATCTGCCGTTGTTGCGCAAAGATTTCATTATTGACGAATACCAGGTCTGGGAGAGCGCTCTGATGGGAGCCGATCTCATCCTTTTAATCGTTCGAATTCTGGATACGGATCAACTGGAACGCTTGTTAAGGTTAGCCAGCGAACTTGGCCTGGAAGTCCTGGTTGAGTTGCACGGTAAAAAGGATATTGAAAAATTGCCGGCGCATATTGAAACGCTCCCAGTAATTCTGGGCGTCAACAATCGAAATCTGGACACTTTTGAAGTGGATCTCAACCATTCTCTTAAAATGATCGGTTACCTGCCGCACGGCCTGCCCGCAATCAGCGAAAGCGGAGTAAAATCGGCGGATGATTGCGTACAACTCAAAACGCACGGTTTTAAAGGCGTTTTGATCGGCGAAGCCCTGATGCGTCAGCAAGATCCCAGTAAATTTTTAAGACATCTGATAGAGGCGACCGGGCATGTTTACACATCTTAA